AGAAGGGACTCCAGAAGATATTTTCTACAATACAAAAAATGAAAGGACAAAGGAATTTATAAGTAAGATTTTATAAAGGTACTCCGAAAAGGAGTGTGAGCTTGTACACAAAGTATAATTTTGATTGGCATTTTGCAAGTTTGCTCCAGCAACAAAGCAGGCTAAACTAACGCTCGCTCTCAGACTCTGGCGGGGTTCCGGCCACATTCGACATCCTTGTCTCAGGTGGCCGCTTCCGCCATCCGTGGCTCCAGCCCCGCCTCCGTCTTTCGAGCTTGCTAAGTTTAGCTACTGCTTTGTCGCGAGTCGCATTACTTCACAAAATGCCAATCTTGCAAAATAGTTTGTCAACAGTCTGGCACTCCGAAAAGGAGTGTTTTTTGTTTCCACATATTGCAGGAATATTGTTTTTTATGTAGAATTATATTAAATAGAAGGATAATGAGAGGGGTTTGATACTATGAATATCACAGTAAGCGGTAAAAATGGCATGACAGTTACGGATGGACTAAGGGATGCGGTTATAAAAAATGTGAGCAAGTTAAGCAAATACTTTCCAGAAGATACTGAAGTGAGGACTGTTTTAAGTGTACAGAAAAACAATCACATTGCGGAAATCACGATACCTTTTAAGGGTATTATATTTAGAGCTGAAGAAGTCAGCGATGACATGTATGTGTCAATTGATAGGGTTGTAGACAAAATAGAAAAACAAATACTTAAACACAAGGCAAAGCTTAAAAATAGATTTGGTGCTAATGAGTCAATAAGGTTTGAAATTCCACCTGTTTATGAAGAAGCTAAGGGAGAAGAGGAAGAGGGTTCCTTTGAAATAGTTAAGACAAAGAGGTTCCCCATAAAGCCTATGTCACCTGAGGAAGCAATTCTTCAGATGAACCTTTTGGGACATAACTTCTTTGTATTTACAAATGCCGACACTGACACTATAAATGTCGTATACAAAAGAAAAGATGGGAAATATGGCTTAATAGAGCCAATAGAATAAAACTACATAAGAAGCTAAAAAATTGGGGATAGGCTCTATCCCCAATTTTTTTGTCTAAAAAGAAGGAATTTTAAATTTTGTATAGAATATATTTTTAGTGTGGACAAATTTTAATAGGGTGTGAAGATAATG
The sequence above is a segment of the Thermoanaerobacter ethanolicus JW 200 genome. Coding sequences within it:
- the hpf gene encoding ribosome hibernation-promoting factor, HPF/YfiA family, yielding MNITVSGKNGMTVTDGLRDAVIKNVSKLSKYFPEDTEVRTVLSVQKNNHIAEITIPFKGIIFRAEEVSDDMYVSIDRVVDKIEKQILKHKAKLKNRFGANESIRFEIPPVYEEAKGEEEEGSFEIVKTKRFPIKPMSPEEAILQMNLLGHNFFVFTNADTDTINVVYKRKDGKYGLIEPIE